Proteins encoded together in one Nostoc sp. PCC 7524 window:
- a CDS encoding DUF4351 domain-containing protein: MTRFIHDKFAKDYLEELLKDYGEVKASEKVSGEIKEIDVFFTPNKQQTPNLEILGLLGRFAENPAIIEPFRNPASTDEICDCILKLLEVKASLRREAKTNKTKLQDAEIPQLWVLTPTVSETRLSSFGTIQKPDWISGVHFLPDALRTAIVAIHQLPQTPETLWLRLLGRGNVQSQAIMELQALPLNHPYQKATLELVYNLRENLRINQELETDDRELVMRLEPLYQRDREQAIWQGKQEGRKEGEQDLILRLLNRRLGEINQSLIESIQRLSIEQLENLGEALLDFSNIADLETWLTQQQE, from the coding sequence ATGACACGGTTCATACATGACAAATTTGCCAAAGACTATCTAGAAGAACTACTAAAAGACTACGGAGAAGTCAAAGCATCAGAAAAAGTCTCAGGAGAAATCAAAGAAATAGATGTCTTCTTCACACCCAACAAACAGCAAACACCTAACTTAGAAATCCTGGGTTTACTAGGAAGATTTGCCGAAAATCCAGCCATTATAGAACCCTTTCGCAATCCAGCATCCACCGATGAAATCTGTGATTGTATACTCAAATTATTAGAAGTCAAAGCCTCACTGCGACGAGAAGCTAAAACCAACAAAACCAAACTTCAAGACGCAGAAATTCCCCAATTATGGGTACTGACTCCCACAGTATCCGAAACTAGATTATCTAGCTTTGGAACTATCCAAAAACCCGATTGGATATCAGGAGTACATTTTCTTCCAGATGCACTACGCACAGCCATTGTCGCCATACATCAACTACCACAAACACCCGAAACGCTATGGCTGAGGCTTTTAGGTAGAGGAAACGTACAATCCCAAGCAATTATGGAATTGCAAGCGTTACCATTAAATCATCCATACCAAAAAGCCACCCTCGAATTAGTTTACAACCTGCGCGAAAACTTAAGAATCAATCAAGAATTAGAAACAGACGATAGGGAGTTAGTTATGCGATTAGAACCACTTTATCAAAGAGATAGAGAACAAGCTATATGGCAAGGAAAGCAAGAGGGAAGGAAAGAAGGAGAACAAGACTTAATATTACGTTTACTCAATCGCCGACTTGGGGAAATTAACCAATCATTAATCGAGAGCATTCAAAGATTATCAATTGAACAATTAGAAAATCTAGGAGAAGCATTACTAGACTTTTCTAACATTGCTGATTTAGAAACTTGGTTAACCCAACAACAAGAATAA
- a CDS encoding XisH family protein — MSARDLFHEAVKNALQKENWIVTDDPLEIEFEEVTLKIDLGAERLIAAEREGEKIAVEIKSFASNSAVSDFHTALGQFLNYQIALEETQPERRLYLAIPVDAYSTFFQTRLAQIAVQKHKLKLMIYDPIMEVILLWTD; from the coding sequence ATGTCAGCCAGAGATTTATTTCATGAAGCAGTCAAAAATGCACTTCAAAAAGAAAACTGGATAGTTACTGATGATCCACTAGAAATCGAATTTGAGGAAGTAACACTTAAAATTGACTTAGGTGCGGAAAGGCTGATAGCCGCAGAAAGAGAAGGAGAAAAGATAGCTGTAGAAATTAAAAGTTTTGCCAGTAACTCGGCGGTTAGTGACTTTCACACGGCTTTAGGACAGTTCTTAAATTATCAAATTGCCCTTGAAGAAACTCAACCAGAACGTAGATTATATTTAGCAATCCCAGTTGACGCATATAGTACATTTTTTCAGACTAGATTAGCACAAATTGCAGTCCAAAAACATAAGTTAAAATTAATGATATATGATCCAATCATGGAGGTAATCTTATTATGGACAGATTAG
- a CDS encoding XisI protein, with product MDRLEIYRQHIQNLLTKHSQSKPNHEEIENQLLLDTAHDHYQLMRIGWNGLNRVYHSVIHFDIKNGKIWIQQNMTDVDLAQELLEMGVPKEDIVFGLQPPYKRPYTGYGVA from the coding sequence ATGGACAGATTAGAAATATATCGTCAACATATCCAAAATTTGTTAACTAAACATAGTCAGTCTAAACCTAACCATGAAGAAATTGAAAATCAATTATTATTGGATACAGCACATGATCATTATCAGTTGATGCGTATAGGTTGGAATGGTTTAAATCGTGTGTATCACAGTGTCATTCATTTTGATATTAAAAATGGCAAAATCTGGATTCAGCAAAATATGACAGATGTGGATTTAGCACAGGAACTCTTGGAAATGGGAGTACCAAAGGAAGATATTGTGTTTGGTTTACAACCACCATACAAACGTCCATACACGGGATATGGAGTGGCTTGA
- a CDS encoding type II toxin-antitoxin system HicB family antitoxin codes for MNLLAVTSLHKLSLHVLVEQAESGNFIASVPELPDCMVEAETREIAFPFGVAGGIASVQEQVQAKLANMEVLTLEVTNNPWTDFIGIFEGDEEFAQLAQELRDERELDINNNV; via the coding sequence ATGAATCTTCTAGCCGTCACAAGTTTACATAAATTGTCTCTTCATGTTCTAGTTGAACAAGCTGAGTCAGGAAATTTTATCGCGTCAGTTCCAGAATTACCTGATTGTATGGTGGAAGCTGAAACTCGTGAAATTGCGTTCCCCTTTGGGGTTGCCGGAGGCATCGCATCTGTACAGGAGCAAGTTCAGGCTAAACTGGCAAATATGGAAGTGCTGACGCTAGAAGTAACCAATAATCCCTGGACAGATTTTATTGGGATTTTTGAGGGAGATGAAGAGTTTGCACAACTAGCGCAGGAACTGCGTGATGAGCGTGAATTAGATATAAATAATAATGTATGA